The following is a genomic window from Parabacteroides johnsonii DSM 18315.
ATATAAAAGTAGGGGTCAATTGTGTCATCACAGAAAGCATAACTAAAGAAGAGCTGCTCCGTTTACTCGCTATCGCAGAAGATTTCCTGAGTAAAAAAGCAATCTGTGACAAGAAAGACAAAGAGCCGGACCGATTATACTCTTTCCACCTCCCTCTTTGGAAACGGGCTTTTGATATCGCCGCATCCTTAGGGGCCATACTATGCTTATCTCCCATTTTCGCCATAACGGCTATTGCTATAGAATTGGAAAGTAAAGGTCCTATTGTCTATAAATCCAAACGGGTAGGCAGCAGTTACAAAATATTCGACTTTTATAAATTCAGGTCCATGTATCCTGACGCAGATAAAAGATTGGCTGAATATAAGACGCAAAATCAGTATAACGCAGAGGTAGAGAGGCTTGGCCCCTCTACCTCTGCAGTACTGCAGGTACCATTAGCGAATGATCGATCGGCAGGTTCCCTTCTATATTCCGATAACTTTAGCACGACAGAGCATGATTATTTAAAAAATAAATCGACAGAACGTGCCAATACTTTTTTTAAGATGGAAAACGATCCGCGTGTCACCCGCGTAGGCCGTATTATTCGAAAATACAGCATTGACGAACTTCCGCAATTATTCAATATTCTAAAAGGTGACATGTCTGTCGTAGGAAACCGCCCATTGCCTATCTACGAGGCTGAACAATTAACTTCCGATAATTATATCGAACGGTTCATGGCCCCTTCCGGATTAACCGGCCTTTGGCAGGTTGAGAAGCGAGGAAATGGAGGCAGTCTGTCTCCAGAAGAGCGTAAACAACTGGATATTAAATATGCCCGGACTTTTTCTTTCAGCCTGGATATGAAAATAATCATCCGGACTTTTACAGCCTTTATTCAGGAGGAAAATGTCTAAACCCGACGGAGGAACATCATGAAAACAACACTTATATTATTATTGATATTCAGCTCTATGCATTGCATGGCGCAAAAACGCAAAAGCTATACGGACAATGCGACAATTGTAGAAGTCGGAGCCAAGTCCGACTCCGACTCCATACAGGCTATGTTGGATGATTACGAACGTGTTCAACTACCTCCCCTTTCAGTGTTTCTTCAATCCGTCTATGAACATCCTTCCGTCAAAATATATGAAGCGAAACGGGATGAGGTAAACGCGGAAAGAAAAATCACCCAACGGGAATGGCTTAGTTACCTGAGATTGCATGGTACATACCAATACGGTCGGAATAATCTCTATTCTACTTCTTCCACAGATGGAAATCCTATAATCAGTGACATAGGAAATAACCAGAATTTATATAATGCAGGAGTATCCGTTAGTATCCCGATCGGTGACTTGGTGAGTAGAAAACAAAAAAACAAGGCTAAAAAAGCACAATATCTTCAACTGCAATCCGAATATGAAATGTCGGTAGAAGAACGAAAATTGATGATTTTACAGGCTTACAACAATGTACTCCAGCAATTGGCGACACTAAAAGCGAAATCCGATGCCGCTGCGTTGTACAACGCCCAAATGAAAATATCCGAACAGGATTTTATTAACGGGAAAATAGATATTACCGCCCTTTCTCTTGAAAGAGGACGCCGTTCAAGTGCTGTGATTACCTATCAAGAAGGCCGTGCCGCCTTACATAACGCCGTCACACTATTGGAGATGCTTACGAATGTAAAGATTATCAACAGAAGCAGCCAGGAAAAATAATGAATATCACATTATACATAATACGTTTCCTTTACCGGATTCGATATCAACTGATATTTGGCTCCGTTATTGTCACGGGGTTGGTTATCTATTTTTCTCGCTTTATACCTAAAACATACACCGTAAAAGCAACAATCTACACCGGCATTGTCTCCGACACAGGTTTAAATAGCGATCAGCAACCGGCCAATTGGAAATCTGTAGAGAATATGTTCGATAACCTTGTCAAGTTGACTCAGGAAAAAGGTATACAGAAAAATATTGCAATCAAACTACTCGCTATAAATCTTGTCCACGGCAACCTTGATGAAGACAATGTTTATATACGTGCCAAAAATTACCAAGAGCTAATAAAAATCATACCTGAAGACTTGCTGCAATTAGTAGACAAAGATTCTGAAGAAAGAACAATCGACAATTTCATGAAATACATGAAAAACGATCCTGAAAATTTCTTATATGGCATACTTAACGGCAACGGGCCATTTTATAGCTACAACAAGCTGTCTTCCCTCACCGCAAAAAGACTGGACAACAGCGATCTTATCGAAATTTCCTACCAGACAACAGATCCGGGCATCACACTAAGTACAATCAAACTCATATATGACGAATTGCGAGCCGCCTATGAAGACATACGCTATAAAACCACAAATGACATCGTTGCCTATTATGAAAAAGAACTTAACAGACAGCAAGCAAAACTGTCAAGCCTGGAAGATAATCTAGTCAACTATAATGTCGCAAACAGTGTCATCAACTATCCGGAACAGACCAAAGCTATAGCTAACTCATATTCAGAATTTGAAAACCGTTACGAAGCGACCCGGAGGGCTCACGAAAGTGCGGACAAAGTCATTCAAAAAATGGAACAATATATGAATATCCGAACAAAATTGGTGAAAGCCAATGATGAGTTTATTCAAGCTCTGAATGAAATATCTTCGATCAATGGAAAAATAACCGAGATTGAAACATTCAATTCGGAAGAGATGCAAAATAAAAACACCGATCTTCTAAAATATAAAGAGCAATTAAGAAGCGCCGAACAAAAAATATCCTCCTTGACGACAATGATAAACAGCTATAAAGAAAGTAAGGAAGGGGTTGCAATCGACGGACTTGTAGACGAGTGGTTAAGGCAAACGATCGTGAAGACAAAAGCGAAAGCCGAATTGGATGTTTTGGACCAAAGAAGAAAGGTTTACAACGAACAGTATAAGATTTACTCTCCCATCGGGACACAAATAGATAGGCAACAACGCGAAATCAAAGTGTTGGAACAATCCTATCTGCAAATGTTGCATGCACTGAACATGGCTAAAATGAAACAGAAGGATATACAGCTCACCTCTGCAACACTAAGGTTGATTTCCGAACCGACATTCCCTATCTTGAGTGATAAAAGTAAACGATCTTTACTGGTTATAGCCGCCTTTTTGGGTAGCATACTTTTTATTATCGGATTTAATCTGCTGATAGAATTACTGGACCGCACCCTACGGGATGCAGACCGTGCCAGACGGCTTACCGGTCTTCCGGTTCTGGCAGCATTCACCGGACACATCAATCTGAAATACCGGGGATTTACAAAGGCTTCGAACAGGGTTGTCGCAGCTTATTGTTGCAATCAATTAAATATATTCTTGCAACTCGGCCGTACCTCAATCATTAATTTGATCAGCTTCGGAGAGCAGGAAGGAAAAAGTTTTATTGCATCCTATTTACAGGAATATTGGGAGGATTTGGGTTTCACTGTCAAAATAATATCTTATGGTAAAGACTACAATTCACAATCGATGGTATATGCTCAAGCCAATAGCATTCATAGTATTTACGAGCCTCCATACGGACAGGAAAGCCCCGATATCCTGATAGTCAAATATCCTCCACTAAGAGATTATCCCATCTCCACTGCTTTGTTGCAGGAAGCACAAGTCAACCTGTTAGTAGCAGATGCCTGCCGGGTATGGACAACCAGTGACACCCAGCTTTTAGGACATTTCAGAAAACAGATCAAGGACAAACCTCTTTATTTGCTATTAAACCGTGCGGAACGGGAATTTGTAGAAGATTTTACCGGCCAGCTTCCTCCCTATTCAGGATTGAAGAATCTGACATTCCGGCTCAATCAATTCGGTCTCACAGCCAATAAATCATAAATATGGAAGGGATAAAAGAAGATACTAAATCTTTCAGCCCCTATCCGCTATTGGTTATAGGGCTTATACTGTTAGCTTATGCATTAATACAACAAATATGGTTGATGGCGGCAGCTGTCGTGATAGTTCCTTTTCTTACTTTTTACATCGTTACCGTGCTTAATAAACCCTACTGGGGATTTATAACCCTATTTACATTGAACTATTTTTTCATCGGGATATTACGTTATGTGAATATCCAAAACAGCAGTGTGATGATGGATGCTTTTATTATATTTCTATTGGTATGTATTTTCCTCTATTCTTTATGCGGAGGGAAAATACCCTGGCAAAGAGCCAACAATAAACTACTGTATATATCTCTTGTATGGATGATCTATGTGTTTTTTGAGTTGTTCAATCCATCCGCAGTCATAGAAGCCTGGGTATATACTCGCAATTCTTTTTACAATTTTACGCTATTGGTGTTATTAACCTCCCTGCTATTAAGCAGAGTGTTGGATATCAAAAGAATATTATTCCTGTTATCCATTTTCACCTTGATAGCGATCGCTAAAGCACTTATACAACGTTATATAGGGTTTGATGCTGGAGAAAATGCCTGGCTAATAAGAAGTGAAAGCTATAAAACACATCTTTTACCAAGTGGAATCCGTTACTTTTCCATTTTTTCGGATGCTGGAAATTTTGGTTCCAATATGGGAATGGCAGCAGTCGTTTTTATGATTTTATCTTTTTATATGTCCAATAAGAAGCTCCGGTATTACTACAGGTTCGTGTCTCTATTTGCTGCTTATGGACTAATAATGTCCGGTACACGCGGCGCCATGATCGTCCCACTTGGAGGATTAGCCATGTTTATCCTGCTTAATAAAAATGTCCGCTATATTGTGGGAGGAGCAATCTGTTTACTTTTTATTTATATTTTTTTCGCTCAAACACATATTTGGGATTCAAACCGGCAGATACATCGTATGCGCACAGCTTTTCATCCGGAAAAAGACGCTTCTTATCTGGTCAGGAAAGCAAATCAGAAACGACTTGCCGAATATATGGTTCATAAACCATTCGGAGAAGGAGTCGGGTTGGCAGGCATAGAAGGAAGACGCTTTTCCCACCGTTTTACAACCGAGGTACCGACAGACTCACACTATGTCAATATTTGGGTACAGTTTGGGATCGTCGGATTATGCCTGCATATCGTCATTTTATTGTTTATCATTACATACAGTGCCTATCTGATCATGTTCCGCATACGAAACAGGGAGCTGAAAGGCATGTTGATAGCCATGAATTGCGGTCTATGGGGTATCATGCTCAGTGCATACGGCAATAATTTTTTCTGGCAGTACCCGACAGGATATATCGCGTATATATTTCAGACTTTTCTTGTTTTAGGAAAATCGTATGACAATGAATTGACAGGACAAACAAAATTAGAACCCAATACAAACATATTATAGCATGGATTTTGAATATGAAATAAACAAATGGTGGTTCTCCAATGGGGATAAACTGATAGAATATGCAGATGCAATCGTATTTCTTTTGTTTCTGATAGCAGTATTGTATATTTTCATTTTTTCATTGGCTTCACTGAAAAAGACAAGGAACAAATATCCTCCTGCCCGGAAGAAACACCGCTTTGTCGTTCTATTTCCTGCCTACCAGGAAGATGCAGTCATTATTAATTCTGTTTGTTCATTTTTGGAACAGGATTACCCTTCCTATATGTATGAGATTATCGTGATAACCGACAAAATGCGGGAAAGAACTATTCAAACACTCAAAGCATTACCATCCATCACAGTATTGGAAGCTGGATATGCCCAAAGTACCAAAACGAATGCGCTCCGTCTCGCCATGGACTACCTGAGTACAAAAACTGAAAAATGTGACATGGTCGTAATCATGGATGCGGACAACATCGTGAACGCATCTTTCCTGAATAAATTGAACGATGCCTATTATTCCGGCTGCCTCGCCATACAAACACATCGAGTTGCCAAAAACAGGAATACCAATACAGCCGTTCTGGATGCGGTCAGCGAAGAGATAAATAATTCCATTTTCCGTTCCGGGCATACCCGCCTGGGCTTTTCCTCCGCATTGATAGGTTCCGGCATGGCTTTCGATTATGATTGGCTTATACAATACATTTATAAAGCGACTCATGTCGGAGTGGATAAACAACTTGAAAGCATGTTGCTTTCACAGAATATCTATATCGAATTTCTGGAAGACGTTTATACTTATGATGAAAAAATCGAAAAGAAAGGACAGTTCTACGAACAACGACGCAGATGGATCGCTACACAATTCACGAATTTGTTTTCCGGCTTATGGAAGCTCCCCAAAGCTTTCTTCTCAGGCAACTGGGATTATTGTGACAAACTTTTGCAATGGATGATGCCTCCGCGAATAATCTTATTTGGTTTTCTGGTGATATTTTCAATTGTAACAACTTGGTACGATTGGTCTTTATCTCTTAAATGGTGGGGAATCACATTCATACTGATCATTTCATTTTTCATGGCGATACCGGATTATCTGGTGGACAATCGTTTCCAGAAAGCCATCATCAGCCTGCCGCTTCTGTTCATTTTAATGTTCCTCAATCTTTTCCGCCTGAGAGGAGCAAACAAAAAATTTATTCATACGGTACACGGTGATCATTCATCCGATAACAATTAATATAAAACCCGACAAAATGAAAATCGCAATAGAAGCACAACGCATTTTTCGCCCGAACAAGCACGGAATGGATTTCGTAGTCCTCGAAACCGTCCGGGAACTGCAGAAGATCGATAAAGAAAATGAATATTTCATTTTTGTAAGTCCGGGAACAGATCACTGCCTGGGAGAAACGGATAATGTACATATCATCGAAGTGAAATGTCCGACCTATCCGCTTTGGGAACAATGGGCATTACCGCGTGCGATAAATAAGTGTAAACCGGATTTACTCCATTGCACAAGCAATACTGCTCCTTTGCGTATTCAGGTTCCTCTGATTCTGACTCTTCACGATATTATTTTTTTGGAGAATAGACAGGGCAGCAGTAAATCCTTATACCAAAATATGGGAAGGTGCTACAGGCGTCTGGTTGTGCCTCGCATTTTGCCTAAATGCCGAAAAATAATCACCGTATCTCATTTCGAATGCAACCGTATACGGGAAACGCTTCATTTGCCGGAAAACAAGATTATGGCTATCTATAATGGTTTTAGTAATCATTTTCAGCCGTTGGACAACATAGAAACAGTCATACAAAAATACATACCGGTAACCGGCTATTTGTTTTTCTTAGGGAATACAGATCCCAAGAAAAATACGCCCCGTACATTGAAAGCATATTATTCGTATCTGCAACAATCCAAAGAGAAGCGCC
Proteins encoded in this region:
- a CDS encoding GumC family protein codes for the protein MNITLYIIRFLYRIRYQLIFGSVIVTGLVIYFSRFIPKTYTVKATIYTGIVSDTGLNSDQQPANWKSVENMFDNLVKLTQEKGIQKNIAIKLLAINLVHGNLDEDNVYIRAKNYQELIKIIPEDLLQLVDKDSEERTIDNFMKYMKNDPENFLYGILNGNGPFYSYNKLSSLTAKRLDNSDLIEISYQTTDPGITLSTIKLIYDELRAAYEDIRYKTTNDIVAYYEKELNRQQAKLSSLEDNLVNYNVANSVINYPEQTKAIANSYSEFENRYEATRRAHESADKVIQKMEQYMNIRTKLVKANDEFIQALNEISSINGKITEIETFNSEEMQNKNTDLLKYKEQLRSAEQKISSLTTMINSYKESKEGVAIDGLVDEWLRQTIVKTKAKAELDVLDQRRKVYNEQYKIYSPIGTQIDRQQREIKVLEQSYLQMLHALNMAKMKQKDIQLTSATLRLISEPTFPILSDKSKRSLLVIAAFLGSILFIIGFNLLIELLDRTLRDADRARRLTGLPVLAAFTGHINLKYRGFTKASNRVVAAYCCNQLNIFLQLGRTSIINLISFGEQEGKSFIASYLQEYWEDLGFTVKIISYGKDYNSQSMVYAQANSIHSIYEPPYGQESPDILIVKYPPLRDYPISTALLQEAQVNLLVADACRVWTTSDTQLLGHFRKQIKDKPLYLLLNRAEREFVEDFTGQLPPYSGLKNLTFRLNQFGLTANKS
- a CDS encoding TolC family protein is translated as MKTTLILLLIFSSMHCMAQKRKSYTDNATIVEVGAKSDSDSIQAMLDDYERVQLPPLSVFLQSVYEHPSVKIYEAKRDEVNAERKITQREWLSYLRLHGTYQYGRNNLYSTSSTDGNPIISDIGNNQNLYNAGVSVSIPIGDLVSRKQKNKAKKAQYLQLQSEYEMSVEERKLMILQAYNNVLQQLATLKAKSDAAALYNAQMKISEQDFINGKIDITALSLERGRRSSAVITYQEGRAALHNAVTLLEMLTNVKIINRSSQEK
- a CDS encoding O-antigen ligase family protein gives rise to the protein MEGIKEDTKSFSPYPLLVIGLILLAYALIQQIWLMAAAVVIVPFLTFYIVTVLNKPYWGFITLFTLNYFFIGILRYVNIQNSSVMMDAFIIFLLVCIFLYSLCGGKIPWQRANNKLLYISLVWMIYVFFELFNPSAVIEAWVYTRNSFYNFTLLVLLTSLLLSRVLDIKRILFLLSIFTLIAIAKALIQRYIGFDAGENAWLIRSESYKTHLLPSGIRYFSIFSDAGNFGSNMGMAAVVFMILSFYMSNKKLRYYYRFVSLFAAYGLIMSGTRGAMIVPLGGLAMFILLNKNVRYIVGGAICLLFIYIFFAQTHIWDSNRQIHRMRTAFHPEKDASYLVRKANQKRLAEYMVHKPFGEGVGLAGIEGRRFSHRFTTEVPTDSHYVNIWVQFGIVGLCLHIVILLFIITYSAYLIMFRIRNRELKGMLIAMNCGLWGIMLSAYGNNFFWQYPTGYIAYIFQTFLVLGKSYDNELTGQTKLEPNTNIL
- a CDS encoding glycosyltransferase family 4 protein — its product is MKIAIEAQRIFRPNKHGMDFVVLETVRELQKIDKENEYFIFVSPGTDHCLGETDNVHIIEVKCPTYPLWEQWALPRAINKCKPDLLHCTSNTAPLRIQVPLILTLHDIIFLENRQGSSKSLYQNMGRCYRRLVVPRILPKCRKIITVSHFECNRIRETLHLPENKIMAIYNGFSNHFQPLDNIETVIQKYIPVTGYLFFLGNTDPKKNTPRTLKAYYSYLQQSKEKRPLLIADLKPEFVDEMLKETGLENIRPYLYLLGYIPNTDLPFIYNGAFAFLYTSLRESFGIPLLEAMACGIPVITSDTSSMPEIGGEGAILTDPTDERSIAAQLLLLEQDKEYYQKQSAYGLERAKCFSWEQTACELLKLYQSTVKSK
- a CDS encoding sugar transferase, which encodes MEYIFFGNHSSLPGRLERALNRRVVECPTLTQFCQAMVHVDPVNFCIFLEKDDVREDLETIQKLRKLYSTAYIILFANFLDKEEKIAYIKVGVNCVITESITKEELLRLLAIAEDFLSKKAICDKKDKEPDRLYSFHLPLWKRAFDIAASLGAILCLSPIFAITAIAIELESKGPIVYKSKRVGSSYKIFDFYKFRSMYPDADKRLAEYKTQNQYNAEVERLGPSTSAVLQVPLANDRSAGSLLYSDNFSTTEHDYLKNKSTERANTFFKMENDPRVTRVGRIIRKYSIDELPQLFNILKGDMSVVGNRPLPIYEAEQLTSDNYIERFMAPSGLTGLWQVEKRGNGGSLSPEERKQLDIKYARTFSFSLDMKIIIRTFTAFIQEENV
- a CDS encoding glycosyltransferase, translating into MDFEYEINKWWFSNGDKLIEYADAIVFLLFLIAVLYIFIFSLASLKKTRNKYPPARKKHRFVVLFPAYQEDAVIINSVCSFLEQDYPSYMYEIIVITDKMRERTIQTLKALPSITVLEAGYAQSTKTNALRLAMDYLSTKTEKCDMVVIMDADNIVNASFLNKLNDAYYSGCLAIQTHRVAKNRNTNTAVLDAVSEEINNSIFRSGHTRLGFSSALIGSGMAFDYDWLIQYIYKATHVGVDKQLESMLLSQNIYIEFLEDVYTYDEKIEKKGQFYEQRRRWIATQFTNLFSGLWKLPKAFFSGNWDYCDKLLQWMMPPRIILFGFLVIFSIVTTWYDWSLSLKWWGITFILIISFFMAIPDYLVDNRFQKAIISLPLLFILMFLNLFRLRGANKKFIHTVHGDHSSDNN